In Oceanispirochaeta sp. M1, the sequence CCTGAACCAATGGGACCGATTTTTTTAATCTGAATAAATGTAGCAATACCGGAAACAAAAAGTGACATGCTGATCAGATAGGAAGACATCTCGGTACTGAGTCCCAGGGCTCCGCTGATAACTATTGCAGGGGTCACTATACCGATGAAAATGGCCATCATATGCTGCAGGGCTGCCAGGAAAGCCTGACCTGCAGGTGGTTTGTCTTCCAGGGTGTAGATCATTTCGCTCTGAATTTTACTTGCATCACTCATGGATGCCTCCTTATAGAAATAGTTTTGATATAATTATGTTTTCTATTGTAGCTTTGAAAATCCTATGGGCAAAGAAAAAAAATCAAATTATTGATCAAACAGTCAATTAATGATGTTTTTATAGGTTTCCCCCACAATAATGTCGGAATCTGTATGTCTGGAAGGGCTTGTGTGCCGAACTTTGTAAGTCTTTCGAATGTAGAGATGTCTTGTTCTATAAACAAAAACCGCCCCCGGGGGAGCGGTTTTAATGCTGATCTGTACTGGAACGGACCGCTTTTCTTCTTAATAATTCTTATCGGCGTAGCCGACCCATCCACCATGATCTACCAGTGTTCTATCAAAACCGGAAATATTGAAGGAGAGGGTCTTACTTTTACCTGATGTACTTTTAATTGTGAATTCATTCTTATCCATATCAGTTGTCAGGCTGGTATCTTCTGAAGAAAACTCACTGAAAAGAGCATCTATTTCATCTTTGCTCATCTCCACGGCCATCATGCCGCAGTTGTACATATTCTGTCTGAAAATACGAGCGAAGTTTTCCGCAATAACCAGATTTATTCCATTCACTTCCAGAGCCCAGGGAGCATGCTCTCTTGAAGAGCCGCAGCCGAAGTTGCTTCTTGTGATGATAACCCTCTTGCCGTCAATATCGGTCGCAGGATCAAAACTGTCCATGCTGAGGTCTTCCAGAAGATTGGGCCCCAGAGCCTCTTTTGTTATTTCCGTCAGATATTTTGCGGGAATAATTTCATCTGTATTGATATCTGACCGGTCAAGGAAAAGCACTTTCCCCTTAAAATCTTTAACTGCTGACATCATATTACCCCTTGTACAGTATTGAGTTTGTGATATAGCCGCTGACGGCTGCTGCTGCTGCGGAGGCTGGGCTCATGAGGTGAACTGTTCCGCCTTTACCCATTCTTCCGTTGAAGTTTCTGTTGGTGGTGGATGCACAGACTTCTCCATCTGCCAGAACACCGTTGCTCATGCCAAGACAGGCACCACAGGTCGGGTTGGTCAGACAGACTCCCGCATCCATAAAGATCTCGATAAGCCCCTCTTTCAGAGCCTGCCGATAAATGTCAGGAGTGGCGGGGGAGAGAACAGCTCTGACGGAATCTGATACTTTCTGTCCCTTGAGAACCTTTGCAGCCTCTCTGAGGTCTCCAATTCTACCATTGGTGCAGCTGCCGATATAGACCTGGTCAACTGGAGTTTTTTCCAACTCTCTTATGGTTTTTACCTGATCGGGTTTATAGCCGAATGTTGCCACTGGTTCCAGGCTGCTTATATCAAACTCAATGACCTCCGCATAAGAGGCATCGGCATCGGAATTCCACTTGCTGTAGTCTGCAAGAGCGGCGGATTTATCGGAAAAATCATCTTTGATGAAGTCCCAGAGGTATTCCACGGTTGTCTTGTCGGGAGGGCATATTCCACAGGTACCCCCTGCTTCGATGGCCATATTACATACGGTCATTCTCTCTTCCATTGAGAAGCTTTCAATTACAGGACCGCAGAATTCTATTACCTTGTTGGTTGCTCCGTTTACACCGAGTTTGGCGATAATGGAGAGGATTACATCCTTGGCGTACACACCATCTTTCAGACTGCCTGTAACGTTGATTTTAATGGATTCGGGAGCCTTGAAACTGCATACCCCCTTGAGAATTCCCACTTCGAGGTCAGTGGTTCCCACTCCGGCGGCAAAGGCTCCGAAAGCTCCGTGTGTGCAGGTGTGAGAGTCCCCCATTATGACTGTGAATCCCGGGCGGACAAATCCCTTTTCGGGGAAGAGAGCATGGCAGACTCCGTTCTGACCGATGTCGAAGAAGTCTTTGATTCCCTGACGTTTGGCCCAGTCTCTCATAATCTTACCCTGTTCCGCTGTCTTGGAATCTTTGGCAGGAGTTACATGGTCGATGACGGCTTTGATTTTATCCGGATCAAAGACCCTGTCCATGCCGCGGCTCACCAGATCGTTGATGGCGATGGGGGTTGTGATTTCATGACAGAATACTCTGTCCAGGTTGAGTACAAAGATTCCCTCTCCCGGATTGTCTACCCGGTGAGCGTCAAAAATCTTCTCTGCAATGGTTTTTCCCATTTCTTGCTCCTTAAATATTTATCTGTGTATCCAGGACTGTTTTCCAATCCTGATGGTTAATAATTAATGCCGAAAACTAGGTAAAAAGCCTGGGCGGTGTAATAATCCAGATTGCCCTCAACTCCTCTTCACCCTGATTGATCAGGGTGTGGGGTACGGCGGATGAGAAGGAGAGGCTGTCTCCTTCCTTCAGTTTGTACGTTTCGGTTCCATACTGAAGTTCACAAATTCCTGAAAGAATGATTCCCATCTCTCTTCCCGGATGTCCGTAATCCTGGCTCCCTTTTTCTCCTCCGGGTCCAATTGTGAGCTCCATTGTCTCAAGGGCAAAGTCTTCATCCGCTATAGAGGGAGGAGTGAGCAGTTCATACTGAACAGATCCCTGACTCAGCCGGTTTCTCTCTTCGGCACGGACTATTCTGACTTTTCTTTTTTTCCGGAAGTCGCGGAAAAGATATTCAGGATCTATATCAAGAATATCTGCCAGGTTCAGAAGGGTATCGATGGAGGGGGATACCTTATTGTTTTCTATCTGTGAGATAAGGCTGGCACTGACATCCATCTGTTGAGCAAGCTGCTTGAGTGTGATGCCCTGGCTCTCTCTGACTATTTTGATTTTTTCTCCGAAACGATATTCCGGTCTTGCCACCAGATCCTCCTGAAGTCTACCTTTTATGATTTCAGTTAAACTGAAACCATGGAAGTATAATTAAATTAATTTCATTATTTGTCAACCTGTTTCAGTCTTACTTAAACTCAATAATGTAAAAAACCCGATGCCATTACAGCATCGGGTCGTTAAATAAATTTTATATTCTGCGGATCAGCTGTTTGTGCTGCTGCTTGAGTTGAAACTGGGTGCTTCGGGCATCGGTATATCCGGAACATCAATGTTCAAGGCTTCTTTCAGAACTTCCTGAATGGTTTCTACAGGGATGACTGTCAGATCTGCTCTGATGTATTCAGGGAGTTCCCTCAGATCCTTTTCATTGTCCGCAGGGAGAATTATCCGTCTTACTCCCGCTCTGTGGGCGGCAAGAACCTTCTCCTTCACTCCCCCGACCGGTGTGACCGCACCTCTGAGAGTTACCTCTCCCGTCATGGCCAGTTCAGGATTGACCGGAGTCCCGGTTATAAGGGATGCCAGGGACGTGAGCAGAGTCACTCCGGCTGACGGACCGTCCTTTGGTACTGCTCCCGAGGGAACATGGATATGTATATCCTGCTCTTTAAATGCAAAATGACCTGTATACATGGACAGACGCGAACGTATCAGACTGAGGGATATCTTTGCTGATTCTTTCATCACATCTCCCAGCTGTCCCGTTATGGTTAAACCGCCTGTACCGGGCATGTTTGTGGATTCTACAAAGAGAATCTCTCCTCCCATGGCAGTCCATGCCATACCGGTAACCACACCGGGAGGGTTCAGTTTTCCGATCTGTTCATGCCTGACCTTCTGATGATCCAGATATTCTTCGATCTCTTCTTTCTTTACTATTATGGGGAGTTCCGGATTATCAGAAACTACCTTTTCAGAGACTCCTCTGGCAATCTGGGCAATTTTTTTCTTAAGACCGCGGACACCGGCTTCTCTGGTATAATTTTCGATGACCTCAACGAGTGCATCATTTTCAAGGAGCATCTGATCGGAACTCAGTCCATGGTCCTCCATCACTGAAGGAATAAGATGGTTTTCCGCAATATGGAATTTCTCCGGGTTTGTATACCCTGAAAGTGTTATCACTTCCATTCTGTCCAGAAGGGGAGCCGGTACTGAATCCAGGCTGTTGGCTGTGGCTACGAAAAAGACTTCAGACAGATCGTAGGGAACTTCCAGATAATGATCCGAGAAGCTGTTGTTCTGTTCGGGGTCCAGTACTTCCAGCAGGGCCGCAGCAGGATCACCGCTGTAAGACTGCATCAGTTTATCCACCTCATCAAGGACAAATACGGGGTTTCTTGTTCCCGCCTTCTTCATTCCCTGGATGATTCGGCCGGGAAGGGCTCCGACATATGTTCTTCTGTGGCCACGGATTTCCGCTTCATCACGCATACCGCCAAGACTTGCACGGACATATTTTCTGTCCAG encodes:
- a CDS encoding 3-isopropylmalate dehydratase small subunit 2 — its product is MSAVKDFKGKVLFLDRSDINTDEIIPAKYLTEITKEALGPNLLEDLSMDSFDPATDIDGKRVIITRSNFGCGSSREHAPWALEVNGINLVIAENFARIFRQNMYNCGMMAVEMSKDEIDALFSEFSSEDTSLTTDMDKNEFTIKSTSGKSKTLSFNISGFDRTLVDHGGWVGYADKNY
- a CDS encoding 3-isopropylmalate dehydratase large subunit; this encodes MGKTIAEKIFDAHRVDNPGEGIFVLNLDRVFCHEITTPIAINDLVSRGMDRVFDPDKIKAVIDHVTPAKDSKTAEQGKIMRDWAKRQGIKDFFDIGQNGVCHALFPEKGFVRPGFTVIMGDSHTCTHGAFGAFAAGVGTTDLEVGILKGVCSFKAPESIKINVTGSLKDGVYAKDVILSIIAKLGVNGATNKVIEFCGPVIESFSMEERMTVCNMAIEAGGTCGICPPDKTTVEYLWDFIKDDFSDKSAALADYSKWNSDADASYAEVIEFDISSLEPVATFGYKPDQVKTIRELEKTPVDQVYIGSCTNGRIGDLREAAKVLKGQKVSDSVRAVLSPATPDIYRQALKEGLIEIFMDAGVCLTNPTCGACLGMSNGVLADGEVCASTTNRNFNGRMGKGGTVHLMSPASAAAAAVSGYITNSILYKG
- a CDS encoding helix-turn-helix domain-containing protein encodes the protein MARPEYRFGEKIKIVRESQGITLKQLAQQMDVSASLISQIENNKVSPSIDTLLNLADILDIDPEYLFRDFRKKRKVRIVRAEERNRLSQGSVQYELLTPPSIADEDFALETMELTIGPGGEKGSQDYGHPGREMGIILSGICELQYGTETYKLKEGDSLSFSSAVPHTLINQGEEELRAIWIITPPRLFT
- the lon gene encoding endopeptidase La; its protein translation is MNELTTIPEELPLVPMKGSILFPEGLSSVRISGLAEDEAYFGDNNPSSMAAAVSLKKNFNLAELEKDDFYTVGTLAFIQSAEHKNDELKISMRGVQRIKITHVEKRSKIHFAKIESLPDIDDMDQNGRMSMVESMKDLAREIAGFFEGTGDAVKQLESMNHPGPLMYNIIPYLNISRSDKQELLEISSLKVRGLKVIDAMISQKESLKLQAEIAGKMTEKASRSYRENVLREQLKVIQKELSESDTEEDEGFKAKIDKSSMPDEVRKVALKELQKLEEQPPNSPETRIIQNYLDLLVDLPWASGETSEIDLEKAKTILDSQHYGLEKVKKRIIQHLAVMKLKNEKKGSIILLVGPPGTGKTSLGKSIAEALDRKYVRASLGGMRDEAEIRGHRRTYVGALPGRIIQGMKKAGTRNPVFVLDEVDKLMQSYSGDPAAALLEVLDPEQNNSFSDHYLEVPYDLSEVFFVATANSLDSVPAPLLDRMEVITLSGYTNPEKFHIAENHLIPSVMEDHGLSSDQMLLENDALVEVIENYTREAGVRGLKKKIAQIARGVSEKVVSDNPELPIIVKKEEIEEYLDHQKVRHEQIGKLNPPGVVTGMAWTAMGGEILFVESTNMPGTGGLTITGQLGDVMKESAKISLSLIRSRLSMYTGHFAFKEQDIHIHVPSGAVPKDGPSAGVTLLTSLASLITGTPVNPELAMTGEVTLRGAVTPVGGVKEKVLAAHRAGVRRIILPADNEKDLRELPEYIRADLTVIPVETIQEVLKEALNIDVPDIPMPEAPSFNSSSSTNS